A genomic region of Methanobacterium sp. SMA-27 contains the following coding sequences:
- a CDS encoding HXXEE domain-containing protein, translated as MKWPYKNWAKLCIVLSIIVVIISLLYVKTNNIILFLIWIQIPIYLLHQFEEHSWPGGFKRFVNTEIFNVKNGEYPLNDKTIFWINVPIIWILMPIFAALSFYNLFFGLWIPIFAVFNSLTHVIGAIVKRKYNPGLFVSVVLGIPVAIYTLWLFYTLMNIPLMVTLLSILVVLLLHLAIIIPAVRTSKINKG; from the coding sequence ATGAAGTGGCCATATAAGAATTGGGCGAAACTTTGTATTGTTCTTTCCATTATTGTTGTAATTATAAGTTTATTATATGTTAAGACTAATAATATCATTTTGTTTTTAATATGGATTCAAATCCCAATTTATTTATTACATCAATTTGAAGAGCATTCATGGCCCGGTGGGTTTAAAAGATTTGTAAATACGGAAATTTTTAATGTTAAAAATGGAGAATATCCTTTAAATGATAAAACTATTTTCTGGATAAATGTACCGATTATCTGGATTTTAATGCCAATATTTGCTGCATTATCCTTTTATAACCTGTTTTTTGGTTTGTGGATTCCTATTTTCGCAGTTTTTAATAGTTTAACTCATGTAATTGGTGCAATTGTGAAACGTAAATATAATCCTGGACTTTTTGTAAGTGTGGTGTTAGGAATTCCCGTTGCTATCTACACATTATGGCTATTTTACACTTTAATGAACATACCATTGATGGTTACATTGTTATCCATACTTGTAGTACTTTTACTTCATTTAGCCATAATTATTCCTGCTGTAAGAACATCTAAAATCAACAAAGGTTGA
- a CDS encoding 4Fe-4S binding protein → MSILSGVISSYSNYRFNKMRKLEISVNNKNNVIKSIKTSPERFTVQKKVPIRSIPTMISIGKNIEDNVKSLKNNPDIPNTRASIEFMDKFEEHARSMGINDIGYTKVDSELIFKDRAVIYENAIVFIKEIDKFGVDNDFPGKQLKDLELYDDFGRKTNEMVDYLRENGFAAQASHPAQGFVTYPTLAQNAGLGWRGKSNLLITPELGPRQKISAIFTSIENLPVNTGHDHSWIGDYCNYCGKCLKSCPGNAIVEPTDGLNRSKFIPEHCIGCNDICTICLRDCPFNKKDYMQVKDKYEKIKNKKSLNYKTFNLSVC, encoded by the coding sequence ATGAGTATTTTAAGTGGAGTAATTTCCTCATACAGTAATTATCGATTTAATAAGATGAGAAAATTAGAAATAAGTGTAAATAATAAAAATAATGTAATTAAATCAATTAAAACATCACCTGAAAGGTTTACCGTACAAAAAAAGGTACCAATTAGATCTATTCCCACTATGATATCCATAGGAAAGAATATTGAAGATAATGTTAAATCCTTGAAAAATAATCCAGATATACCAAATACTAGAGCATCCATTGAATTTATGGATAAATTTGAAGAACATGCACGTTCAATGGGTATAAACGATATAGGATATACTAAAGTCGATTCCGAACTAATATTTAAAGATAGAGCTGTTATTTATGAAAATGCTATTGTATTTATCAAGGAAATAGATAAATTTGGTGTGGATAATGATTTTCCAGGAAAACAACTGAAAGATCTTGAACTGTACGATGATTTTGGTAGAAAAACAAACGAAATGGTTGATTATCTGCGTGAAAATGGTTTTGCAGCACAGGCCAGCCATCCAGCTCAGGGTTTTGTTACTTATCCCACACTAGCTCAAAATGCAGGTTTGGGTTGGAGAGGAAAGAGCAATCTTTTAATAACACCAGAATTAGGGCCAAGACAAAAAATATCTGCAATATTTACCAGTATAGAAAATTTACCTGTAAACACTGGTCATGACCATTCATGGATAGGAGACTATTGTAATTACTGTGGTAAATGTTTGAAATCCTGTCCTGGAAATGCAATCGTGGAACCCACTGATGGGTTAAATAGATCTAAATTCATACCAGAACATTGCATAGGGTGTAACGATATCTGTACCATATGCCTGAGAGATTGTCCATTTAATAAAAAAGACTATATGCAAGTAAAAGATAAATACGAAAAAATTAAAAATAAAAAATCTTTAAACTATAAAACATTTAATTTATCTGTTTGTTAA
- a CDS encoding PRC-barrel domain-containing protein: MKFDEIMNKEVIDQKGNSLGKVKNIEWDNDNNEIINIEIGEGGIRETLGMADRKIISYDNIESIGDKVLLKKPTIEIPEKSEQSDELDYYNL, encoded by the coding sequence ATGAAATTCGATGAAATAATGAACAAAGAAGTTATTGATCAAAAAGGCAATAGCCTAGGCAAAGTGAAGAATATTGAATGGGACAATGATAATAACGAAATCATTAATATTGAAATCGGTGAGGGCGGAATTAGAGAAACTTTAGGCATGGCAGATAGAAAAATAATATCCTATGATAATATTGAAAGCATAGGCGATAAAGTTTTATTAAAAAAACCAACCATTGAAATACCTGAAAAATCAGAACAAAGTGATGAATTAGATTATTATAACCTTTAA
- a CDS encoding PAS domain S-box protein — protein MVRLFFYNTSLKNIFGYSINEIKGKHVSMLMPERFKLKFIEKLERFKLQEVMCKKK, from the coding sequence ATGGTAAGATTGTTTTTTTACAATACCAGCTTAAAAAATATTTTTGGTTACAGCATTAATGAAATAAAAGGCAAACACGTTTCAATGTTAATGCCTGAAAGATTTAAACTAAAATTTATTGAGAAATTAGAGAGATTTAAACTACAGGAAGTCATGTGTAAAAAAAAATAA
- a CDS encoding flavodoxin family protein, with protein MKILLINGSPRKTWNTSTLLKKASEGALSQNADTEIINLYDLNFKGCTSCFSCKLKDGDSYGKCGYKDELSPILDKVENIDAMILGSPIYLGTVTGEMRSFLERLIFPYLMYDEFGSSLFPGKIHVGFIYTMGADETTMKLLGIDSHINLNKMLLSRIFGSSESLVSTDTYQFDDYTKYVSSRFNEADKAKIRKEVFPLDCRKAFNMGVKFAK; from the coding sequence GTGAAGATATTATTAATCAATGGCAGCCCTAGAAAGACCTGGAATACTTCAACTCTATTAAAAAAGGCCTCTGAAGGAGCTTTGTCTCAAAATGCAGATACCGAAATAATAAACCTCTATGATCTTAACTTTAAAGGTTGTACCAGTTGTTTTTCCTGCAAACTAAAAGATGGTGATAGTTACGGAAAATGCGGATATAAAGATGAGTTATCACCAATACTGGATAAAGTTGAGAATATTGATGCAATGATCCTAGGATCACCCATCTACCTAGGTACAGTTACCGGTGAAATGAGATCATTTCTTGAACGCCTAATTTTCCCATATCTAATGTATGATGAATTTGGTTCCTCATTATTCCCAGGAAAGATACATGTAGGTTTTATATATACAATGGGTGCAGATGAAACCACTATGAAACTTTTGGGTATAGATTCTCATATAAATTTAAATAAGATGTTATTGAGCAGGATATTCGGATCTTCAGAATCATTGGTCAGTACAGATACATATCAATTTGATGATTACACAAAATATGTGTCATCAAGATTTAATGAAGCAGACAAAGCAAAAATACGCAAAGAAGTATTTCCACTGGACTGCAGGAAAGCCTTCAATATGGGAGTGAAATTTGCAAAATAA
- a CDS encoding NAD(P)/FAD-dependent oxidoreductase codes for MKYDVVVVGGRLGGSTSSLFASKGGLDVLMIEKRQEIGTPVQCAEATTNETFNILEIEPSPKYLCTDIKGVDFYAPSGKHFRVKGNNMYGFMEGYVLERKIFDKQLAIESAKAGTDIMVKTTVKELIRKDGNVCGVVAKHLGKTVEIKADIVIAADGLESNIARMAGLKTVNKTEDIASCAQYEMVGMDIDPNYLQIHHGAKIAPGGYLWIFPKGDGVANIGLGVINSKETAIYHLNKFIKKFDATPVELNIGGVPLAGPMEKTYSSGLMVVGDAAGQVDPMNGAGIQNTVKCGRIAGEVAVEAIENEDTSSKYLKKYEDQWRSAIGKTLETSLRYQKIFQNLKDDDFNVLAEFLEGKNVESISKLSILKFLKNYPHLITLLFNVFILKQ; via the coding sequence ATGAAGTACGATGTAGTAGTTGTAGGTGGAAGGTTAGGTGGCTCAACATCATCACTTTTTGCATCTAAAGGAGGTTTAGATGTATTAATGATTGAAAAAAGACAGGAAATAGGAACTCCTGTACAGTGTGCCGAGGCAACCACTAATGAAACATTTAATATTCTGGAAATCGAACCATCCCCCAAATATTTATGTACAGATATAAAGGGTGTGGATTTCTATGCACCCAGTGGCAAGCACTTCCGAGTTAAGGGTAATAATATGTATGGGTTTATGGAAGGATATGTATTGGAGCGAAAAATCTTCGACAAACAGCTTGCAATAGAATCAGCTAAAGCTGGGACAGATATAATGGTGAAAACTACTGTTAAAGAACTTATAAGAAAAGATGGTAATGTTTGTGGAGTTGTTGCAAAGCATCTTGGAAAAACTGTTGAAATAAAAGCAGATATTGTAATAGCTGCAGATGGTCTTGAATCAAATATAGCAAGGATGGCTGGTCTTAAAACTGTTAATAAAACAGAAGATATAGCATCATGTGCACAGTATGAAATGGTTGGTATGGATATTGATCCTAATTATCTGCAAATACATCACGGAGCAAAAATAGCACCTGGAGGATATTTATGGATATTCCCCAAGGGTGATGGAGTTGCAAATATTGGTTTAGGAGTAATAAATTCAAAGGAGACAGCTATCTACCATTTAAATAAGTTTATCAAAAAATTCGATGCAACACCTGTTGAACTCAATATTGGAGGAGTTCCGCTTGCAGGACCAATGGAAAAAACTTATTCATCGGGATTAATGGTTGTTGGAGATGCTGCAGGACAAGTTGATCCAATGAATGGGGCAGGAATACAAAATACTGTGAAATGTGGTAGAATAGCAGGAGAAGTAGCTGTAGAAGCCATAGAAAATGAAGATACATCTTCAAAATATCTTAAAAAATATGAAGATCAATGGAGATCAGCCATTGGAAAGACCTTGGAAACCTCGTTAAGATACCAGAAAATTTTTCAAAACCTCAAAGACGATGATTTCAATGTGCTAGCAGAATTTTTAGAAGGTAAAAATGTGGAATCAATATCAAAACTTTCGATACTTAAATTTTTAAAGAACTATCCTCATCTTATAACACTACTATTCAATGTTTTCATATTAAAACAATAA
- a CDS encoding flavin reductase family protein: MKKSIGAKTIVYPTPVFIIGTYDKKGNPNAMAAAWGGISCSIPPCVSISLREATYTHGNITGKEAFTVNIPSENYIKESDYFGFTSGRNEDKFKKTGLTPVKSKLVDAPYIEEFPLILECKLVQRVELGLHTQFTGEIIDVKVDEKFLVDGNPDIELIKPFLYDPSFRAYYGIGKRLGSAFSIGRSELNE; the protein is encoded by the coding sequence ATGAAAAAATCTATAGGTGCAAAGACAATTGTATATCCGACTCCAGTATTTATTATTGGAACTTATGACAAAAAAGGAAATCCAAATGCTATGGCAGCAGCATGGGGGGGAATATCTTGCTCTATCCCACCTTGTGTTTCAATTTCATTGAGAGAAGCAACATATACACATGGTAATATCACAGGTAAAGAAGCATTTACAGTGAATATCCCCTCTGAAAATTATATTAAAGAATCTGATTATTTTGGATTCACATCTGGAAGGAATGAAGATAAATTTAAAAAAACTGGACTCACTCCAGTTAAAAGCAAACTTGTAGATGCACCATATATTGAAGAATTTCCACTTATTTTAGAATGTAAATTAGTTCAAAGAGTTGAATTAGGACTCCATACACAATTTACAGGAGAAATAATCGATGTAAAAGTTGATGAGAAGTTTTTAGTTGATGGAAATCCAGATATAGAATTAATAAAACCATTCCTATACGATCCTTCCTTTAGAGCTTACTATGGTATTGGGAAACGATTGGGTAGTGCATTTTCCATTGGAAGAAGTGAATTAAATGAATAA